A stretch of the Aphis gossypii isolate Hap1 chromosome 2, ASM2018417v2, whole genome shotgun sequence genome encodes the following:
- the LOC126550538 gene encoding THAP domain-containing protein 5-like, with amino-acid sequence MSFVVKNAPGSRCSLAYCTSLWSNNNEELRISFFKFPKDHSRCASWVEKCEAKYLPTTDLDILHKTFKLCSLHFEDDMFLNTLKNRLKQTAIPTLFAKKPAEFQSNSLVGSKNISILNQSTESSSMTDDICSIDDQPSCSTPYSVTSTYPGSIFGGGGGGQLYVAFWKMY; translated from the exons atgtCTTTTGTTGTCAAAAATGCCCCGGGTAGTAGATGCTCGTTGGCGTATTGTACCAGCCTTTGGTCAAACAACAATGAAGAATTACGGatctcattttttaaatttcctaaAGACCATTCAAG atgtgCTTCTTGGGTGGAAAAATGTGAAGCCAAATATTTACCGACCACAGATCTCGATATTCTGCACAAAACTTTTAAGTTGTGTTCTTTACATTTTGAAGATGACATGTTTCTAAATACCTTGAAAAATAGACTCAAGCAGACTGCAATCCCTACATTATTTGCCAAAAAACCGGCTGAATTTCAAAGTAATTCTTTGGTTGgctcaaaaaatattagcatTTTAAATCAATCGACTGAAAGTAGTTCAATGACCGATGACATTTGCTCAATTGATGACCAGCCATCATGTTCAACACCTTATTCTGTGACAAGCACGTATCCAGGATCAAttttcggggggggggggggggg TCAACTTTACGTGGCATTCtggaaaatgtattga
- the LOC126550539 gene encoding 52 kDa repressor of the inhibitor of the protein kinase-like: MKRSLPSQSSIFNFFHEKTNQTELDSELITTEEVPCAASTTENGAIKSTVDLPELRDIGRYVDVRITDDKFKYDLLKNPWLPPSNYNFPIVSKRKLKFQISWLTRFSWLVYSKQLEGALCKVCVLFSNECTGKGSNQKVGALVSKPFIKWKDALECFKLHSNAEYHKLYVIRADEFLKIIDNKKPDISIAIDPAHKKIVLENRAKLVPIIETIIFCGRQELSLRGDNDSGPIFSCSTDNNDGNFRSLLRFRAQSGDLILKDHLENSAANAVYISPLIQNELIHICGASIQTQIVTKIKNAGFFSILADETCDISRIEQMSLCVRYIEDCSIREDFLTFIPIYDASGKGLARTIMIEIDKLGLKKENLVGQGYDGASSMSGIFNGVQKNICDITPHALYVHCAAHSLNLAISKSCNIPEIRNCIGSISTITSFFRKSPIRSEVLKKFIKDLIPCTRHQTLLKMCETRWVERHDSLLRFKELYLPITNTLRELEQHHNLETSKLAFQLSKTITSSSFVISLYIIEKLFAITLPLCKSLQQINVDLSECCQYVNNCMQVINSIHENSEEEFHKLFLDVENVLSLVDETVKMPRLIKQSTYRNNIPADSPEQYYRRSIFLPFLDYFKSQLIERFIKHNYIISGLQNLIPSFLIKLKPSSDEFKKCIDFYKSFLPTYETFESELKVWVEKWKSVPDNELPKSAIDTLGVMSKDFYPNIWCLISILATLPVSTSSAEPAVKIV; encoded by the exons atgaaacgAAGTTTGCCATCTCAGtcgtcaatatttaatttttttcatgagaAAACCAATCAAACTGAATTGGATTCAGAATTAATTACTACAGAAGAAGTTCCGTGTGCGGCGTCTACTACTGAAAACGGTGCAATAAAAAGTACTGTAGATTTACCAGAACTTCGAGATATTGGACGGTATGTAGATGTTAGAATAACTgatgataaatttaagtacgatttattaaaaaatccgTGGCTTCCTccttcaaattataattttccgaTAGTgtcaaaaagaaaattaaaattccaaaTTTCTTGGTTAACACGGTTTTCTTGGTTAGTTTATTCAAAACAACTAGAAGGAGCATTATGTAAagtatgtgttttattttctaatgagTGCACCGGAAAAGGTTCAAATCAAAAAGTGGGTGCTTTAGTAAGTAAACCTTTTATTAAATGGAAAGATGCTTtggaatgttttaaattacattcaaaTGCAGAATAccataaattgtatgttatacGAGCggatgaatttttaaaaataatagataataaaaaaccgGACATCTCTATTGCTATCGATCCagcacataaaaaaatagtattagaaAATCGTGCTAAACTAGTTCcaattattgaaacaattattttttgtggtcGTCAGGAACTATCATTAAGAGGAGATAATGACAGTGGACCTATTTTTAGTTGCAGTACTGATAACAATGATGGAAATTTCAGATCGTTGTTAAGATTTAGAGCGCAGTCTGgagatttaatattgaaagacCATTTAGAAAATTCAGCAGCTAATGCTGTTTATATAAGCCCACTTATACAAAACgagttaatacatatttgtggTGCATCCATCCAGACTCAAATAgtaaccaaaattaaaaatgcgggttttttttctattttagcaGATGAAACTTGCGACATATCACGAATAGAACAAATGTCCTTATGTGTGAGGTATATTGAAGATTGTAGTATTAGGGaagattttttaacttttattccTATTTATGACGCATCAGGAAAAGGATTAGCCCGTACAATAATGATTGAAATAGACAAATTAGGtttaaaaaaggaaaatttaGTTGGTCAAGGCTATGATGGAGCTTCTTCGATGAGTGGTATATTTAATggagttcaaaaaaatatatgcgaTATAACACCTCACGCTTTATACGTTCATTGCGCCGCCCATTCGTTAAACCTCGCCATTAGTAAATCATGTAACATTCCCGAAATAAGAAATTGTATTGGATCTATATCTACAATAACTTcattttttcgaaaatcacCAATAAGGTCAGAAGTTCTTAAAAAGTTCATAAAAGACTTAATTCCATGCACACGCCACCaaacacttttaaaaatgtgtgaaaCTCGTTGGGTTGAACGCCACGACAGCTTGTTACGGTTTAAAGAACTATATTTACCAATAACTAACACATTAAGGGAACTTGAACAGCATCATAATTTAGAAACATCAAAACTTGCATTTCAactttcaaaaactattaccTCAAGTTCGTTTGTAATTTCATTGtacattatagaaaaattatttgctatAACATTGCCGTTATGTAAATCTTTACAGCAAATAAATGTAGATTTATCTGAGTGTTGTCAATATGTCAATAACTGTATGCaagttattaattcaattcatGAAAATAGTGAGGAAGAATtccacaaattatttttagatgtcGAAAATGTATTAAGCTTAGTCGATGAAACGGTTAAAATGCCACGATTAATTAAGCAATCTACTTATCGTAACAATATTCCGGCAGATTCGCCAGAACAGTATTATAGGAGATCAATTTTTTTGCCATTTTTAGATTACTTCAAAAGTCAATTAATTGaaagatttataaaacacaacTACATTATTTCTGGGCTGCAAAATTTGATTccaagttttttaattaaattaaaaccaagTAGCGAtgagtttaaaaaatgcattgatttttataagagCTTTTTACCGACTTATGAAACTTTTGAATCAGAATTGAAGGTGTGGGTGGAAAAATGGAAATCGGTACCCGATAACGAACTTCCTAAATCTGCAATCGATACTTTAGGCGTCATGTCGAAAGACTTTTATCCAAACATTTGGtgtttaatatctatacttGCAACACTCCCGGTGTCCACTTCATCTGCAGAAC CTGCAGTGAAGATCGTCTAA
- the LOC114123039 gene encoding uncharacterized protein LOC114123039, which yields MAVLTIPRLELCGAVLLAKWMSCIKQTLSVELEIVETHAWSDSTIVLNWLTVRHVAFKVFVSNRIHQVQSLLPDCQWHHISSEDNPADCASQGLTPSDLVNHVLFWKGPTFLTSPTVEWSTRVPSVEPNQLPEAKAESPTVLLVEITTEWYSRFSSHVHMIRVVAYVRRFTLLCRRRQQVFECYLTRGELDSASLAIVRFSQLTFFSKLRHELGCSKPILLRSVARLRPYIDDSGVIRVGGRLANAQLSNEQRHPVQLSKSSYLSLLLIHHWHDLTGHSDPRVITALLGRQYWIMSVGTLIRTVISHCTRCVRLSAANPQPVMADLPRSRVTECRPFSRVGIDYAGPLLMKEHRLRKARQYKVYVAVFICFAVKAVHLEVVSDLSTDAFIAALNRFVARRGLPTDIYSDCGTNFVGAAAQLKNLINHRDNQGQLSASIQSVWHFNPPRCTAFRLQCDRQRPF from the coding sequence ATGGCTGTATTAACCATCCCGCGGTTGGAGCTGTGCGGCGCAGTCCTTCTAGCAAAGTGGATGTCCTGCATCAAACAGACACTTAGTGTGGAGTTGGAAATAGTTGAAACTCACGCTTGGAGTGACTCTACAATCGTCCTCAATTGGTTGACAGTACGCCACGTGGCCTTCAAGGTTTTTGTGTCAAATAGGATTCATCAAGTACAGTCATTACTTCCGGACTGTCAGTGGCACCATATATCGTCGGAAGATAATCCAGCTGACTGTGCTTCCCAGGGATTAACACCATCTGATTTAGTGAATCATGTACTGTTTTGGAAGGGTCCTACGTTCCTCACGTCACCCACCGTCGAATGGTCTACACGTGTTCCTTCAGTCGAACCGAACCAACTTCCTGAGGCTAAGGCTGAGAGTCCTACGGTTTTACTCGTCGAGATAACAACGGAATGGTACTCCCGCTTCTCGTCGCATGTGCACATGATCCGTGTCGTCGCCTATGTCCGTCGTTTCACCCTACTCTGTCGTCGCCGTCAACAAGTCTTTGAGTGTTATCTCACGCGCGGTGAGCTCGATTCGGCGTCGTTGGCAATTGTCCGATTTTCTCAACTGACATTCTTCAGCAAACTTCGCCATGAATTAGGTTGTTCAAAACCAATATTGTTGCGGTCTGTTGCACGACTCCGACCTTACATTGATGATAGTGGCGTAATCCGAGTAGGTGGCCGATTAGCCAATGCTCAACTATCAAACGAACAACGACATCCAGTTCAATTGTCTAAATCGTCTTATCTATCTCTACTTCTAATACATCATTGGCACGATCTCACCGGCCACAGTGATCCCCGCGTCATAACAGCACTTTTGGGACGTCAATACTGGATTATGTCAGTTGGTACTCTTATTCGTACAGTCATCAGCCACTGTACACGTTGCGTTAGGCTGTCAGCCGCCAACCCGCAACCGGTTATGGCAGATCTGCCACGATCCCGTGTAACCGAATGTCGTCCTTTCTCCCGTGTAGGGATTGATTATGCAGGGCCGTTGCTGATGAAGGAGCATCGTCTTCGAAAGGCGCGTCAGTATAAAGTTTATGTGGcagtatttatatgttttgcaGTCAAGGCGGTACATCTAGAGGTCGTGTCTGATTTATCCACTGATGCCTTTATAGCTGCGCTCAATCGGTTTGTCGCCCGTCGTGGTCTTCCCACCGATATTTATTCAGACTGTGGGACAAATTTCGTCGGCGCCGCAGCCCAACTCAAAAACCTTATTAACCACCGAGACAACCAAGGTCAACTGTCGGCATCTATACAATCTGTTTGGCATTTTAACCCCCCCAGGTGCACCGCATTTCGGCTGCAGTGCGATCGGCAAAGACCCTTTTAG
- the LOC114123041 gene encoding uncharacterized protein LOC114123041: MRSSTVPVQSRLNGEYLEKRLSSDHRLRDLYIKFMSEYCSLGHMSPTSNPGSYYIPHHAVYKPSETGPKIRVVFDASARAFSGVSLNNCLLPGPKLQHDVVDVLLLFQLLRYVFTTDICKMYRQILIAPEHHKYQHILWCASPHDKLQEYQLNTVTYGVNCAPYLAIRVLQHIADSDCTEFPSVRKAFLFHTYVDDICVGADSEEAALELQFALIAVLGRAELELKKWSSNTHSILNNVPPEDRANDALPFDEGDGVKVLSLRWSPHDDAFTYGFQSEKLVATKRGMLSLIARIFDPLGLLSPVVFMAKHFMKLVWRANVTWDEPLPPSVSDVWHQFVTELPELRKLCIPRFVHTRFGMRVVLCDFCDASERGYAAVFCIRS, translated from the coding sequence ATGAGGTCTTCCACGGTTCCCGTACAGTCGCGATTAAACGGTGAATATTTGGAAAAACGGTTGTCTTCTGACCACCGATTACGtgacctatatattaaatttatgtcagAATATTGCTCGTTAGGACACATGTCGCCTACTTCGAACCCCGGATCATATTACATACCACATCATGCCGTGTACAAGCCGTCAGAAACGGGTCCGAAAATCCGCGTAGTATTCGACGCATCCGCTCGGGCTTTTAGTGGCGTGtcgttaaataattgtttgctACCCGGTCCAAAACTTCAACATGACGTCGTGGACGTGTTGCTCTTGTTCCAATTGCTTCGGTATGTTTTTACAACAGATATCTGCAAAATGTATCGGCAGATCTTGATTGCCCCGGAACATCATAAATACCAACATATTCTTTGGTGTGCGTCTCCACATGATAAACTGCAAGAATATCAGCTCAACACAGTCACGTACGGGGTGAATTGTGCGCCGTACCTCGCCATTCGTGTGTTACAACATATCGCGGATTCTGACTGTACCGAATTTCCATCCGTTCGTAaggcatttttatttcacacatATGTTGATGACATATGCGTCGGTGCCGATTCCGAAGAGGCAGCATTAGAACTTCAGTTTGCACTGATCGCTGTTCTCGGACGAGCTGAGCTGGAATTAAAGAAATGGTCTAGTAATACTcattcaattttgaataacGTTCCCCCGGAAGACAGGGCCAACGATGCATTGCCATTTGATGAAGGCGATGGAGTTAAGGTGTTAAGTCTCCGATGGAGCCCACACGATGATGCATTCACCTATGGATTCCAAAGTGAGAAGCTGGTAGCTACGAAACGCGGCATGCTATCGTTAATAGCACGAATATTTGATCCTTTAGGACTTCTGTCGCCAGTCGTTTTTATGGcgaaacattttatgaaacttGTATGGCGAGCTAACGTCACCTGGGATGAACCATTGCCACCTTCCGTCAGTGACGTCTGGCACCAATTTGTAACGGAGTTGCCAGAACTTCGGAAACTGTGTATCCCGCGCTTTGTTCACACGCGGTTCGGTATGCGCGTTGTGTTATGTGATTTCTGCGACGCATCCGAACGTGGATACGCGGCAGTATTTTGTATTCGTTCTTAA